The proteins below are encoded in one region of Peptococcus niger:
- a CDS encoding YajQ family cyclic di-GMP-binding protein — MAKDASFDIVSQVDAQEVDNAVNQTLKEIGNRYDFKGAKTEINVDGDIIHLNADDDMRMKSVVDVLQSKFIRRGVPIENMVYGKVEPSGGRVKQDITIRQGIDKDLAKKISKDIRDTKLKVQTQIMDDKIRVSGKKIDDLQTVIGFLKEKDYGQALQYDNFRS; from the coding sequence ATGGCTAAAGATGCAAGCTTTGACATCGTTTCCCAAGTCGATGCCCAAGAAGTGGACAATGCAGTGAACCAGACCTTAAAAGAAATCGGTAACCGGTATGACTTTAAAGGCGCTAAAACAGAGATTAATGTTGATGGCGATATCATTCACTTGAACGCCGATGACGACATGCGCATGAAAAGTGTGGTGGACGTCCTTCAATCCAAGTTTATCCGTCGTGGTGTCCCCATTGAGAACATGGTCTACGGCAAGGTTGAACCCTCCGGTGGCCGGGTAAAACAGGACATCACCATCCGGCAGGGCATTGACAAAGACTTGGCGAAAAAAATCAGCAAAGACATTCGAGACACTAAGCTGAAAGTGCAGACGCAAATTATGGATGATAAAATCCGCGTCAGCGGTAAAAAAATTGACGACTTGCAGACCGTCATTGGCTTCTTAAAGGAAAAAGATTATGGTCAAGCCCTGCAATACGATAATTTCCGGTCATAA